Within Actinoplanes sp. L3-i22, the genomic segment GGCCGAACCGCTCGATCGCCGCGTCCCGGTCGTCGACCAGCACGACCGTGCGGAAGTCGGCTCCGTGCTCGTGGGCGAGCTTCTCGAACCCGGCGATCTCGTCGTCGGTGGCGACGAACTGCGGCAGGATCACGTCGTGCCCGCCGTCCAGATGGGTCGCCACCATCGCCCGGACCAGCGCCCACACGGCCGGCCAGGTGTCGGTCTCCTCGCTCTGCCACCCGCCGATCAGGTGGTGCAGGGTGTCGACGTCGAGGTTCAGGGCGCCGGGGTTCCGGCCGGCCCAGAGCGCCGACAGGGTGGACTTACCGATTCCCGGCGGGCCGTTCAGGTGTACGAATCGGGGCATCCCGTCACGCTATCGAAAACGGTCGCCGATCCTGACGGGTCGCGCCCGATGCTCGGCCCGATCCCGCCAGGAGCGGCTACCTTCCGCCGTACCTCAGAAGGCTTTGAATTCCAGCAGGCCGACCGAGGAGGTGCCGCTGGCGGTGAGCGCGACCCGCAGCCGTGTCGTGCTGACCGCGGTGAAGGTCACCGTGTTGTAGCCGTTGGCCGCGACCGGATATCCGCCCGCCCCGGGCACGTCGGCGTAGGCGCTGCCGGTCCAGTACTGGAGCTTCCAGGACGCGGGCAGCCGCACCCCGTCGTTGTCGTCGAACAGGTAGACCTGCGCCTTCTTGACGGTGACCGGGTTCGGCCAGGTCAGCTCGGCCCACTGCGCGCCGCTGTTCGGCCAGGTGCCCCACCGCGGGTTGACGGTGTCGTTGGAACTGGCGGGCTCGACCCCGTCGTTGATCGCGGCCAGCGATTCCCACGGCGAAGTGTAGGACGCGGCCGGGGTCGCGGAACGGGCCAGGTTGGTCTCGGCCGGCGTGGTGGTGCCGTCGATGGCCAGATCAGCGCTGGCGAATGTGCCGTGCGACGGGTTGACGTCCGACTCGCCACCGGCGCCGTCGCAGCCGCGGTCCGGGTTGAACTGGAGATATGTTCCGGAGCTGCACGAGATGGCGAGCTCGGCGTCACCGCCGACCACGATGTTGCCGGAGAGATTCGCGCCGCCCTGGATCAGGGCGTTGTCCTTGACCACCGCGTTGCCGCCGACAGTGCCGCCGTTGACCCAGCCCAGCCCCTCGATGCGGGCGTTGCCGCTGACCGTCCCGGCGTAAACGGCCGCTTTCGGGCCGACATAGGCGGTCGACGCGACGCTGGCGCTGCCGGAGACCCAGCCGCCGCCGTTGCTGTGCCAGTGACCGCCGTTGGTCGCGGCCGGTTTCACGTAACCGGGCTCGAAGCCCGACGGTGTGGCGCCGGTGAGGCGGAACTCGTACGGGAAGCGCCGTGCCTTGGTGTATCCGTCGAGGAACGCGTAGTGCGGCACCGCGCTGGGCGTCGCGGTCACCACCAGCCACGCCTCGGTCTCGCCGGCCTGCAGCTGGAAGTCGAGGCGCCCGTCGGTGCCGGTCACCAGCGTGGAGTAACGGGCGGTGCCGCTGCTGTTCTTCGCGACCAGGCCGAACGTCCAGCCGGTCGCGCCGGTCTCGCTGTGGCCCTTGAGCCGCAGCTTGATCAGCGCGCCGCTGCTGGCCGGCACCAGTTTGATCTTGTTGAAGCCGTAGTCCGCGGGCGCCATCCGGTCGTTGATGCGGTAGTGGCCGAGGCTCTGGTCGACGGCCTCGACGCCACCGCCGTTGTAGGCGTTGTTGAGGAACCCGGCGCCGTAGACGTTGGTGATGAACGGCATCAGCGTCGACCGGTTGCCGAAGTCGTAGGTGACCGTCCGGGTGGCGTATTCACCGACCCGGCGGTTGAGCTCGGCCTGGGTGATCCCGGCGATCCGGCGGTAGGTCTCGAGCGGGTGTTCGTTGCTGCGCGCCTCGTTCCAGATCCGGTTGAACATCGCGAGCCCGTCGCGGTCCTTGATGTATTGCGCCAGCATCCAGTTGCCGTAGTGGTGCCGGCTGGAGCTGTAGTACAGGTTCTCCGAGCGCAGCCACCGGGACAGGTCGCCGGCCGCGGTGGTGGGCAGCGCCTGCATCGCCATGAACTCGGCGCTGGTCTCCCAGAACGTGCCCGCGGACGCGTCGGTGAAGCCGTATCCGGAGCGCCCCAGGAACGTGTAGTTCTGGAACACGTGTCCCAGCTCGTGGGCAAGCCCCCAGGAGCCGGGCAGCGCCGCCCGGGGGTCGATGTTGATCACGCCGACCGTGCCGTCGACCGAGCCGCCGGTGGCCCAGGCGTTCAGCTCGGCGCGGTTCCAGGTGTTCGTGACGATCACGATGATCTTGTATTGGGCGAGCAGCCCGGTCTCCGGGGTGAACTGCATGGTGTTCACGTAGAACGAGTACAGGTTCTCGAGCTGCGTGATGATGCTGTTCGGGTCGAAGTTGTACGGCGATGGCGCGCTGGTCGGGCTGGTCCCGGACTTCTCACCCCAGAGCAGGATGAAGTTGTTCGACTGCTGACTGCGGCTCGACGACCACGGGACCTCGCCGGTCTGGGTCCAGTAAGCGGGGATGTAGACGGACTTGGTGGCCGCGGACGCCGGGGATTGCGGCGCGACCAGACTGACGCCCAGCAGGGCGAACACCATCGCGAACGCGAGGCGCCAGGTGCGGGGATGGCTCACGGAACTCACCTGCCATAGATCGGGGGATATCTATGGCAGGCCACGCTCGGGCATGAAAACGGTTTCGGCAAGGTTTCCCGTCGATTAATTTCAGCGAGTGAAGAAAGTCCGGGACGGCAATCGGCCGCGCCCGGACCGCGTGAGCTCAGGACGACGACTCGCGGATGACCAGCCGGCAGTCCACCTTCTCCACCCCGCCGGCCAGCTTGCCGTCGATCGCCGCGAACAGGCGTTGCGCGGCGAGCCGGCCAAGTTGCTCCAGGTTCATGTCCACGGTCGACAGCGGCGGCCGGGCGTTCGCCGCGAGGATGTTCCAGTTGTCGAAGCCGATCACCGCGACCTGCCCCGGCACGTCAAGTCCTTCCTGGTGGAGCGCGTCGAGGACACCCCGGGCGATCTCGTCCGAGCCGGCGAAGATCGCGTCGATGTCCGGGCTGCGCTGCAGCACCATCCGGGTCGCCCCGCGGCCCCAGGCCTCCGACCAGGAACCGAACCAGACCTGATCGCCGGCCAGTTCCAGCCCCTCCTCGTCCAGCCGCGACAGCGCGCCCCGCGCCCGGTCCTGCGCCGCGCCGTAGGTGGCGTCGCCGGTGACGTGCGCGATCCGTCGCCGCCCGTGCCGGATCAGATGGTCCACCGCCAGCCGCCCCCCGCCCACGTTGTCGGTGACCAGCGAAAGGTCGCCGGGGTCGTCCGAGGGGGAGTAGGCGTAGATCACCGGCACAGGAAGGTCGCGCCCGAGCGACGGCCGGGCGTCCGGTCGCGCTCCCACGACAATCAGCCCGTCCACCTTGCGCGAGAGCAGCGCCCGCAGGTGGTGCTTCTCCCGGACGGTGTCCCCGCGCGCGTCGCAGAGAAACACCGAGGTCTGGTCCGATCCGAACGCGTCCTCGGCGCCCATCAGGATCGGTATGGAGAATCGGCCCTCCAGATCGGACGTCAGCAGCCCGACTGTCCCGCTACGCTGCGTGATCAATCCTTGGGCCAGCGTGTTCGGTGAGAACGACAACTGCTCGGCTGCCTTGATCACCCGGGCTCGCGTCTCGGCCCGGACCTGCGGCTGATTGTTCAGGGCCTTCGACGCGGTCGCGATCGAGACGCCGGCGAGCTTCGCGACATCACGCAGGGTGACGGCTCGGTTGGCGCTCTGCGGCGGTTCCGGCCCGGTCGACGGGTCCATCGAAGCTCTTGACAACGGTTTTTCCTCCGTATTACGTTCTCGAAAACGTTTTCGGCTGCGCGGTGAGCAAGCCGCCCAGCTCAATCTCCGCTGTTCAACGAGCAGTTCAACGTCTTCTCCCTGAGGGAGGAGGCTAACCGAAACATACCAGTACCGAAAACCCCGAAAATCCCTGACTGGGAGGCTGTTTTGCGTACCCGGATGGTCCGGCGGGTGATCGCCGGCGTGGCCGCGATCGGCCTGGCGGTGGCGATGGCCGCCTGCGGCGGAAGCGACGACAGCAAGACCGAGGCACCCACCGCGGCCGGCGTCGACGGCGTCGACGACGGCGCGGAACTGACATTGTGGACCCGGGCGCCGCTGGAGTTCCAGGCGAAGGCGCTGGTCGACGCGTACAACAAGGCGCACAAGAACCAGGTCAAGCTGACCATCGTCCCGAACGACGACTACGTCGCGAAGGTCGGCGCCGCGGCCGGTGCCGGCCAACTGCCCGACCTGTTCGCGGCGGACATCGTCTACGTGCCGAACTGGACCAAGGCCGGCCTGTTCTCCGACCTGACCGACAGCATCGGCAAGCTCCCGTACGCCGACAAGATCAACCAGGGGCATCTGCAGGCCGGCACCTACGAGGGCAAGAAGTACGTGCTCCCGTTCGTGCTCGACCTGTCGGTGATCTTCTGGAACAAGAAGCTCTACAAGGAGGCCGGCCTCGACCCGGAGAAGGGCCCGACCACCCTCGACGAATTCAAGCAGCAGGCCCTCGCCGTGCAGAAGCTGAACAAGCCGGGCGTCTACGGCAGCTACTTCGGCGGCAACTGCGGCGGCTGCAACGTCTTCACCTGGTTCCCGATGATCTGGGCCTCGGGCGAGGAGGTGATGAACCCGGAGGGCACCTCGTCGCTGCTCAACGGACCCGCCGCGCAGAAGGTCTACAGCACCTGGCGGGACCTGCAGACCGCCGGCGCGCTCGCGCCCGGCTCCAAGGACGAGACCGGCGCCACCTGGGTCGCCGCGTTCCAGCAGAACAAGATCGGCGTGATGCCGTACCCGGCGACGTTGCTTTCCACCGCGGCGAAAACTGTCGACGTCGGCGTCACCGCGATCCCCGGCGTCAGCGGCGGCAGCTCCACCTTCGTCGGCGGTGACGGCATCGGCATCTCGAAGGACTCCAAGAAGGCCCAGCAGTCCTGGAACTTCATGTCCTGGCTGATGTCCGAGGACGCGCAGGTCAACGTGCTCGCCGCGAACAACAGCAGCGTCGCGCGCACCGACCTGTCCGACAATCAGTACGCCGCCAAGGACCCGCGCCTGGTCACGATCAACAAGGCCGCGGCGTCCCCGCAGAGCAAGACGCCGGTGTCGGTTAATTTCCAACAGGCCTTCAACGCCCCCGGCAGCCCGTGGGTCACCCTGCTGCGCAACCAGGTCTACGGCGACGCCGGCGCCCTCGAGAAGGACAACCAGGCGCTGACGCAGGTGCTGGGTCAGTGACCGCGCTGCAGAGCCAGGGCGAGATGGCAATGACGAAAAAATTCAACACCAAGAGGCGGACGTACGGCCATGGCTGGGTCTACGCCGTACCGACCGCGGTGTTCGTGTTGATATTTTTCGTCATCCCGATCGGGATCGTCGGGCGGATGTCGGTCTCCGACTGGGGACTGTTCGCCGGCTATCGCGGCATCAACGCCCCGGAGAACTTCCAGGACGTGCTCGACGACCGGCTGTTCTGGCCGGCCGTCGGGTTCACGGTCAAGTACACCCTGGTCACGACCGTGATCCTGCTGGCTCTCGCCCTCGGCCTGGCTCTGCTGGTGCAGGAATCAAACCGATGGACCGGATTCCTGCGTACGTCGTTCCTGATCCCGTCCGCACTGGGCCTGGCCTCGGCGTCGCTGCTGTTCTACGCGCTCTACTCACCGCAGAGCAGCCCGTTCGGCGAGATCTCGTTCCTCGGCACGCCGAGTTCGGCGCTCTGGTCCACCGTCGCCCTGATCGTCTGGCGGTACGCCGGCTTCTACATGCTCCTGCTGCTGGTCGGGCTGCAGGGCATCCCCGGCGACGTGTACGAGGCCGCCCGCCTCGACGGCGCCGGCCGGTTCCAGACGTTCTGGCACGTCACCGTCCCACTGATCCGCTCGTCGCTGGCGCTGTGCACGATCCTGTGCGTCACCGGCTCGCTGCTGGCCTTCGACCAGTTCTACATCCTCACCAAGGGCGGCCCGGACAACAGCACGATCACCATCGTCCAGCTGATCTACAACATGGCGTTCCAGGGACAGAACAACCTCGGCCGGGCCGCCGCGCTGTCGATCCTGGTGCTGGCCGCTCTGCTGGTGCTCAACCTCGCGCAGTTCCGGGGCCTTCGCGGAAAGGAGAGCTGATGCTCCGTACGCCGAAATTCGTTCTGACCGGAGGTCTGGCTCTTCTGTTTCTCTTCCCGATGGCGTGGGCCTCGGTCGCGTCGGTCAGCCCGCAGGCCGGCACCCGGCAGGTCACCGGCTGGGGCTTCGGCAACTACACCACGCTGGCCCACTACCAGGCCGGGATCTGGCAGTACCTGCTCAACTCGGTGGCGGTCTCGGGGATGACGGTAATTTTCACCCTCGCCGTGTCGCTGCTCGGCGGCTACGCCTTCGCGAACTTCGCGTTCCCCGGCAAGAACATTCTTTTCCTGGTCACCCTCGCGATCCTGATGGTGCCCTACGCGACCCTGCTGATCCCGCTCTACGTGCTGCTCAACCAGCTCGGGCTGCAGAACTCGCTGGTCGGGCTGTCGCTGGTGCTGACCATGTTCCAGCTGCCGTTCGCCACGTTCCTGATGCGCATCTCGTTCGAGGCCGTACCGAAGGATCTCGCCGAGTCCGCGCAGGTCGACGGCTGCGGAAGCTTCCGCACGCTGCGGCACATCCTGGTGCCCGCGGTGAAACCCGGCCTGATCACCGTCGGGCTGTTCGCGTTCCTGGCCGCTTGGAACGATTTCATCACCCCGCTGGTCCTGATCAGCGACTCCGCCAAGCTGCCCCTCCCGCTGGCCGTGGCCAACATGCGCCAGCAGGTGATGGGCATCGTCGACTACGGCGCCACCGAAGCCGGCGTGGTCGTGCTCGCGCTTCCCTGCATCGTCCTGTTCCTCGCACTGCAGCGGCACTACGTCCGCGGCTTCATGTCCGGCGCACTCAAGGGCTGATCGTCAACGTGACCATTGAAGAAGCACTGACCACCGCGGAGTCCCGGACCTGGATCGAGCGTGGCGGCACCCCCGCCGCGCCCGGAAACGGCCGGCTGCGACCGCTGGGCCTGCGCGAGGTGACCCTGCGCGACGGCTTCTGGCGGCAGCGCCAGCAGACCAACCGGGCGAAAAGTTTCGCCCACATCGAGTACTGGCTGGAGAAAGCCGGCTGGCTGAACAATTTCTCCGCCCCGCCGGAGGAACGCAGCGGGCGGGAATTCTCCGACACCGAGGTCTACAAGTTCCTCGAGGCGATGGCCTGGGAGTACGGCCGCACCCGTGACCCCGCGGTGGAGCAGCGGTACCGGCGCATCGTCGCCCGGGTCGTGGCCGCCCAGCAGCCCGACGGCTACCTCAACACCAACTTCGGGCGGCCCGGTCAGCAGCCGCGCTACACCGACCTGGAATGGGGCCACGAGCTCTACTCCTTCGGCCACTTCATCCAAGCCGGGGTGGCCGCGGCGCGCACGTTCGGCGACGACGAACTCGTCGCCGCGGCGGTGCGCGCCGCCGACCACGTCTGCGACGTCTTCGGCCCGGGCGGCATCGCCTCGGTCTGCGGGCACGCCGAGATCGAGCCGGCGCTCGCCGAGCTCTACCGGGTCACCGGCAACCGCCGCTACCTCGACCAGGCGAAACTTTTCGTCAACCGGCGCGGGCACAAGACGCTGGCCGACATCGAGTTCGGCCGGGCGTACTTCCAGGACGACGTGCCGATCCGCGAGGCCACGTCGCTGCGCGGGCACGCCGTGCGCGCCGTCTATCTCGCCGCGGGCGCCGTCGACGTCGCGGTGGAGACCGGCGACGGCGAGCTGCTCGGCGCGGTCGCCCGGCAGTGGCGCCACGCCGTGGCCCGGCGTACCTACCTGACCGGCGGCATCGGGTCGCGGCATCAGGACGAGGCGTTCGGCGAAGATTTCTTTCTTCCGCCGGACCGCGCCTACTCGGAGACCTGCGCCAGCGTCGGTTCGGTCATGCTGGCCTGGCGGCTGCTGCTCGCGCAGGGCGACCCCCGCTACGCCGACCTGATCGAGCGGATCCTGTTCAACGTCATCGCCACCTCGCCGGCCGACGACGGCACCCGGTTCTTCTACGCCAACACCCTGCACCAGCGGGTTCTCGGCACCGAGCCGTCCGCCGACACCCAGGTGCCGCGCGCGGCGTCCACCCTGCGCGCCTCCTGGTTCGAGGTTTCCTGCTGCCCGACCAACTTGGCGAGAACTTTCGCCAGCCTCGCCGCCTACGTCGCCACCACCGACGACGACGGCGTGCAGATCCACCAGTACACCCCGTCGAGCATCACCACCACGCTGCCCGACGGCCGCGAGATCGGCCTGGAGATCGACACCGAGTACCCGGCCGACGGGCGCATCACGATCCGCGTCGTGACCAGCCCGGACACGCCATGGACGCTGTCGCTGCGGGTACCGGACTGGGCCGCCGGAGCCACCCTGGACGGTCTCGCGATCACCCGCGGTCTGGTCCAGTCCCGGCGCCGTTTCACGGCCGGCGACACGCTGGTGCTCCAGCTCCCGGTCCGCCCACGGTTGGTCGCTGCCGACGACCGGATCGATTCGGTACGGGGTCAGGTCGCTCTCGTGCGCGGCCCGGTCGTCTACTGCCTGGAGTCCGTCGACGTGCCCCGGGGCGTCGACTTCGGGTCCCTGCGCCTGGACCCGCACACCGAGCCGGTCGACCGGGACGGCGCGGTCGTCGTGGGTTGCCGCTCCGCGACCCCGGCCGATCACGACTGGCCGTACCAGCCGGTGGCCGCCGCCCCCGGGACCGGGCCCCTGCTGAAGATTCCGCTGCGGCCCTACCACCGGTGGGCCCGCCGCGGACCGTCCACCATGCGCGTCTGGATGCCCTTAACGTC encodes:
- a CDS encoding AAA family ATPase; the protein is MPRFVHLNGPPGIGKSTLSALWAGRNPGALNLDVDTLHHLIGGWQSEETDTWPAVWALVRAMVATHLDGGHDVILPQFVATDDEIAGFEKLAHEHGADFRTVVLVDDRDAAIERFGRRARDSDDPWIRHHHHLVEAAGGPVVLGGMYDNLMDVVRLRPATVVILSAEDAVQQTYDLLAAALR
- a CDS encoding DUF6055 domain-containing protein, which codes for MSHPRTWRLAFAMVFALLGVSLVAPQSPASAATKSVYIPAYWTQTGEVPWSSSRSQQSNNFILLWGEKSGTSPTSAPSPYNFDPNSIITQLENLYSFYVNTMQFTPETGLLAQYKIIVIVTNTWNRAELNAWATGGSVDGTVGVINIDPRAALPGSWGLAHELGHVFQNYTFLGRSGYGFTDASAGTFWETSAEFMAMQALPTTAAGDLSRWLRSENLYYSSSRHHYGNWMLAQYIKDRDGLAMFNRIWNEARSNEHPLETYRRIAGITQAELNRRVGEYATRTVTYDFGNRSTLMPFITNVYGAGFLNNAYNGGGVEAVDQSLGHYRINDRMAPADYGFNKIKLVPASSGALIKLRLKGHSETGATGWTFGLVAKNSSGTARYSTLVTGTDGRLDFQLQAGETEAWLVVTATPSAVPHYAFLDGYTKARRFPYEFRLTGATPSGFEPGYVKPAATNGGHWHSNGGGWVSGSASVASTAYVGPKAAVYAGTVSGNARIEGLGWVNGGTVGGNAVVKDNALIQGGANLSGNIVVGGDAELAISCSSGTYLQFNPDRGCDGAGGESDVNPSHGTFASADLAIDGTTTPAETNLARSATPAASYTSPWESLAAINDGVEPASSNDTVNPRWGTWPNSGAQWAELTWPNPVTVKKAQVYLFDDNDGVRLPASWKLQYWTGSAYADVPGAGGYPVAANGYNTVTFTAVSTTRLRVALTASGTSSVGLLEFKAF
- a CDS encoding LacI family DNA-binding transcriptional regulator, whose product is MDPSTGPEPPQSANRAVTLRDVAKLAGVSIATASKALNNQPQVRAETRARVIKAAEQLSFSPNTLAQGLITQRSGTVGLLTSDLEGRFSIPILMGAEDAFGSDQTSVFLCDARGDTVREKHHLRALLSRKVDGLIVVGARPDARPSLGRDLPVPVIYAYSPSDDPGDLSLVTDNVGGGRLAVDHLIRHGRRRIAHVTGDATYGAAQDRARGALSRLDEEGLELAGDQVWFGSWSEAWGRGATRMVLQRSPDIDAIFAGSDEIARGVLDALHQEGLDVPGQVAVIGFDNWNILAANARPPLSTVDMNLEQLGRLAAQRLFAAIDGKLAGGVEKVDCRLVIRESSS
- a CDS encoding ABC transporter substrate-binding protein; translated protein: MRTRMVRRVIAGVAAIGLAVAMAACGGSDDSKTEAPTAAGVDGVDDGAELTLWTRAPLEFQAKALVDAYNKAHKNQVKLTIVPNDDYVAKVGAAAGAGQLPDLFAADIVYVPNWTKAGLFSDLTDSIGKLPYADKINQGHLQAGTYEGKKYVLPFVLDLSVIFWNKKLYKEAGLDPEKGPTTLDEFKQQALAVQKLNKPGVYGSYFGGNCGGCNVFTWFPMIWASGEEVMNPEGTSSLLNGPAAQKVYSTWRDLQTAGALAPGSKDETGATWVAAFQQNKIGVMPYPATLLSTAAKTVDVGVTAIPGVSGGSSTFVGGDGIGISKDSKKAQQSWNFMSWLMSEDAQVNVLAANNSSVARTDLSDNQYAAKDPRLVTINKAAASPQSKTPVSVNFQQAFNAPGSPWVTLLRNQVYGDAGALEKDNQALTQVLGQ
- a CDS encoding carbohydrate ABC transporter permease — its product is MTALQSQGEMAMTKKFNTKRRTYGHGWVYAVPTAVFVLIFFVIPIGIVGRMSVSDWGLFAGYRGINAPENFQDVLDDRLFWPAVGFTVKYTLVTTVILLALALGLALLVQESNRWTGFLRTSFLIPSALGLASASLLFYALYSPQSSPFGEISFLGTPSSALWSTVALIVWRYAGFYMLLLLVGLQGIPGDVYEAARLDGAGRFQTFWHVTVPLIRSSLALCTILCVTGSLLAFDQFYILTKGGPDNSTITIVQLIYNMAFQGQNNLGRAAALSILVLAALLVLNLAQFRGLRGKES
- a CDS encoding carbohydrate ABC transporter permease, which gives rise to MLRTPKFVLTGGLALLFLFPMAWASVASVSPQAGTRQVTGWGFGNYTTLAHYQAGIWQYLLNSVAVSGMTVIFTLAVSLLGGYAFANFAFPGKNILFLVTLAILMVPYATLLIPLYVLLNQLGLQNSLVGLSLVLTMFQLPFATFLMRISFEAVPKDLAESAQVDGCGSFRTLRHILVPAVKPGLITVGLFAFLAAWNDFITPLVLISDSAKLPLPLAVANMRQQVMGIVDYGATEAGVVVLALPCIVLFLALQRHYVRGFMSGALKG
- a CDS encoding glycoside hydrolase family 127 protein; protein product: MTIEEALTTAESRTWIERGGTPAAPGNGRLRPLGLREVTLRDGFWRQRQQTNRAKSFAHIEYWLEKAGWLNNFSAPPEERSGREFSDTEVYKFLEAMAWEYGRTRDPAVEQRYRRIVARVVAAQQPDGYLNTNFGRPGQQPRYTDLEWGHELYSFGHFIQAGVAAARTFGDDELVAAAVRAADHVCDVFGPGGIASVCGHAEIEPALAELYRVTGNRRYLDQAKLFVNRRGHKTLADIEFGRAYFQDDVPIREATSLRGHAVRAVYLAAGAVDVAVETGDGELLGAVARQWRHAVARRTYLTGGIGSRHQDEAFGEDFFLPPDRAYSETCASVGSVMLAWRLLLAQGDPRYADLIERILFNVIATSPADDGTRFFYANTLHQRVLGTEPSADTQVPRAASTLRASWFEVSCCPTNLARTFASLAAYVATTDDDGVQIHQYTPSSITTTLPDGREIGLEIDTEYPADGRITIRVVTSPDTPWTLSLRVPDWAAGATLDGLAITRGLVQSRRRFTAGDTLVLQLPVRPRLVAADDRIDSVRGQVALVRGPVVYCLESVDVPRGVDFGSLRLDPHTEPVDRDGAVVVGCRSATPADHDWPYQPVAAAPGTGPLLKIPLRPYHRWARRGPSTMRVWMPLTSER